Part of the Quercus robur chromosome 5, dhQueRobu3.1, whole genome shotgun sequence genome, CATATCCAACACCAATGAAGCTTTTGATTCAAAGGGCAAAGAAGGATAGAGAAGCCAGAAAGGCTGAACCTTGTAGATTGCTCCAAGATCCACCTGACAATGGCTTATTGGTTCCTGAGCTTGTCCATGTGGCCCACCAAGTCTACTGGTCCCGTCAGTCTCTCCTCTCTGGTCTTTCTAAGCTTGTCCAAGCCATTCCTGTTCAACGTTGCAGGTTCCATTTACTTCTATATACTCCTTTTcaatttgttattgttttttttttgttttgttttttgttttttgttttttgttttttgttttcaatcttCTGTTTATAATATGAGCTGCTTTGAGTAAACCCAGTTAGTTTTTGTGACTTCTAATTACAACTATCAAATATTTATGCACAGTTTCCTATTGGAAGAAGTGCGTCTGAATCTgatgaaaactaataataataacttatttttaaggGGGGTGGGGTTTAGAATAAGTACCAAgatatatttctaatttttgtgtACAAGTATAACAGTAAGCTTTTCATTGCTGCTAAGTCAAAGATGATACTCCATGTTGTCTTGTCTTAGCAAGGAAACAAAGATAGTTTGTTGTTAAAACTTTACCTGATTGTTACTACTTTGTGCCTGTATGATGTAGTACCTATGAATATAAGGCAGGATGGTGGGTTGAAATGGGGAGCTATTTTTGGAAGAGAATTGGAATGTATTAGAAAAAAGGTGGATTCACTGAAATATCATTAGTTATTATTCATCAATAACATTCCACTTTCTTTGCACTACTCatgtatgtatgcatgaatgtatgtttttgttgttgttctctGTTGGATTTCTCAATTAAATATCTGATATCTTCTTGCCAGTTGAGTTTTtgtctaaactttttttttgagttttatatgttttggttttatttaggTGCTGCTTTGAGGTTCACATTGGCCATGTTGGTCATGAAATAAGAACCTGCACTGGTCCAAAGAGTGGTTTCCGGAGTGCTACTCATGTTTGGAGAAAGGGTGGAGTTCAGGATGTGATATTTTTCCCCAAATGCTTTCATCTTTATGATCGTGTTGGGAAACCAAGGGTTGGGCATGACGAGAAGTATAGTGTACCGCAAATCCCTGCACTTGTAGAGCTTTGTATTCAAGCTGGTCTTGACCTTGAAAAGTACCCTACAAGGAGAAGAACAAAACCTGTATACAGTATTGAAGGAAGAATTGTAGATTTCGAGTTAGTAACAGACAAGGATGGGCTGGAGGGGAACTTGTATTCTCAGAATGTTGATTCTGTAGTAGATTCCAATTTTGGGACCAACATTGAGGAAATGAcgaaaaaatcattttttgagAATCCTTGTAATCTTCTGGATCAATCAAATGGTGACGAAGGGAAGAATTTGAGGGATTTAAGCATCAGAACAATGGACTCATGGTTTGGGATGATGTCAggagtgaagaagatgatggaGAAGTACAATGTGCTTACCTGTGGGTACTGCCCTGAGGTTCAAGTGGGTCCTAAGGGGCACAAGGTGAGGATGTGCAAGGCATCGAAGCACCAATCTCGTAATGGTTTACATGCATGGCAAGAAGCGACAATAGATGATCTTGTAGGTCCTAATTATGTTTGGCATGTTAGAGATCTGAATGGGCCTGCTTTAAATAACAACCTGAAGAGGTATTATGGTAAAGCTCCAGCTGTGGTAGAGCTATGTGTGCAAGCAGGTGCACCTGTTCCAGATCAGTATAGGAGTATGATGAGATTAGATGTGGTTCCTCCTGAGCGTGACGAAGTTGATCTTGTTGCTTGAAATATGAAGTTTTGTTATGCAGATGGTTTGAAAATGTTAAGTGGAAATTCAAGGCTCATGACTTTACCCTTCAAAATGTATCTGTATGTGCATCTGGCCAGCTTATTTGCTTAAAGGCGAGACAAAAAGTGAATCTGTATGCTACGAATGTTAGTTTCATCTTCTACGGATACCTTTTTGAGGATAGCTTCAGTTTTAGGCAACTGCTACTTTGGATGTTCTAGCACTACCTAATGGagtgtcaatttttttgttcatattagaATATTACATGGGAAATTTGGAGTGCCCCTTGAAGAAATATTGTTGCATTGGGGAAATAATTTGGCAAGGAAGAACTGAACACCAATGACTTCATAACAATGTTCGTTAGAAGAGGATTTTCAGAACATGCACTGTTGGGTTCAAATAGAAGGTGACATTCACTTATTCCTTCAGAATTTGAAATCAGTTGGTCTCCACTAATTACTAGAGCATCAAAAGcttcagttttttcttttttacaccGAGGTACATTCCATTGATCTGACtgctttatattatataattgaaaTCTTTTAGTTTTTGCACTCCCTCTATCTGGAGATCAAAGTTCATATGCGGTAGATGTTTGAGAATATTTATGTTAGTCCatcttaattttgaaatatatcttaagaaaataaaaaacgatGTACAGAAACAAAACTGTGGGAtcttctattttcattttcatcacTCTGGCCACAGAAACAGAACtgatatattataatattttatgaagaaCAGAACTTGAGATGATAATACTATCTTTGCATCATAATAATTATCTCATGAATTGGATATATGTTTTCTCATTCATATtgtaaaaagggaaaaagctaACAGGGCATTGgtttaggaaaaatatttttagaaaatttttataggaaaagaaaaaaaaaattgatttttttgacagtattttatatttccaaTTAAAGTGTTATAACTCTTTAAATGGTCTATTAGCAAATACCCTAAGGGCACCCGTTAATAggactctttgtttttttgataagatagaggatatatatatatatatatatatatatatatatatttgataaataaGATATTTTCTCCTCAAATCACAATCCCTATAGATGCTCTATATAATCCTAAACAATAACACACAGATCAGATTTGAATAAACAAACTCAAAAAAACATAGGTTAAGTATTGCAAGACATAACATACAAATTACAGTTCATGGGATGTAATgtgaacatatatatatgagaagtgTATATAAACTCGGGCCTAAATACACTTATTTAAAAGAAGTAGGTAATAAGAagacaaatttattttccaatccATATGCTTAATTTAGAATTTGCATACTTATGGTTATGGTATGGTATCATGCTTGCACATAACCTACTTTTTATAGAAATTCTGGTGTCCAGTATTTTATTTGGTCCTCAAATGTAACTGAACTTCAAAGTTCCTATGGCACCATGCTCCACTGGTCATGAACTTGTCATCGTGAAAATTGCCTTCCCCCATAATTGGCTTGGGAGATACTCTATCAAATTATGAGGGTTTTGATCACATATTATTGGTGAGTTGAGCAATCAGCCCGTCCAATTTCTTACGGGACCTACCTTTTTCCACTGCATGCCTTGCCAATTGCCCCAATTCTTGTGCCCACTCCTTAACCTTCCTCCCCTTTTCACCTTCCATCAACTCCTTCACTCTCTCACAAACCACACCACGATCAATGGTCATGATTTTCTCTCCTCCAACATCTCTTTGTGGAACCACTAGCCCTGCACCCAATCCCATTGTTACAAGTTTAGCATTCAATGCTTGCTCAGTACCAAGCACAGGCCAAGTCAAAAGTGGAACCCCATTTGCTAAGCTCTCCAAGACTGAGTTCCAACCACAATGACTGAAAAACCCACCTATTGAAGGGTGTGCTAGTATGCTTCGCTGCTCCACCCAATCATATATACAACCAACCCTTCTTCCTTCACTCTCTCATTCCATCCATCTGGTGGAGCCCAAGTCTTTGATCTCACAACCCAACTGAAAGGATGGCCTGCCATCTCCAACCCAAAAGCAATATCATCCATTTGATCATTTGACAAATGTGTTTGTGTACCATATGAGACATAAATCATACTGCCTGATTGATTAGATTCAACATACTTATCTAGCCACTTGATGTATGCAGCATCCAGTTCTTGATCAAGTTCATCATAGAGGAGAAGTGGTCCCACACAATAAGCTTTGGCCTCATTGCAATAGTTGGATTCAAATGCTCCAATATAGTCACCTTCAATCTCTTCAAAGCTATTAACAATAACACCCCAACTATTCACATCTGCTTCTTCAAGCTCCATTAGAAGGCGCACAGAAGGTTCATTTGGGTCACCATTTAAAAGCACATCAGGGATGTCACCTATGTTCAAAGTGAATGGAATTTTCAGCTCCGACAACTCTATAGGATCCAAAGGTGACACTTTCTTAACACTTGGAACATTCAAAGAAGTAGATTTTGAAACAGCCATGGAAAACACTCCCATTCCATGAGAAACAACACGTGGAATTCCAAATAAACGACATGACTCAAGTGTCCAACCTAGGAAAAAGTCAGAGATAACACAAATTGGAGGACACCCATCATCAATCATGTCTCTAAGAACATCCTCAAAAgcttgtttcatttttttggtgGCTTCTATAAAAAGAACCAATAGGGCCATTGAAGGAAGGTCAGCAGTGTTCTCACTTCTCACGGCTTGAGAAGGCTGTTGATATGTCTAGTAAGGGGATGGTGTGGCCTTGAGCCATGAGAGGAAAAATCACTACATGGAGTACTCGTGATGCAGCTGTGACCATGACTGGTACTGGAATCCTGTTTTTTCATTACAGTTTAGAAACCTAGGCTATGTGAATTGTGAGACTTGAAATGGAGTTAGCTCACGTTCTTATGCAGTTCAGATTTCaccttatattattattttcatgtaatGATTTCAGCTTTATTTGATAGATTTCTTTCATTAAGAAACAATTAAAAGATGCTCTAGAGATATTCTCGGGGCCTTGGTTTCAATTCttgtttgaaaaatgaaaactaaaataaattataaaactcaaaaatcTCACATCTCAACTACTTATTATTGCTTTAATATCTAATGTGGCATCATTGTTCTAGAGTGatgtcttttcctttttttagagAATGAAAAAGAGTAGAGAAGGAAAGATTGGGGAGAAATTGAGAAAGTATTTTCACAAGGCTCACCATTTTTCTACTTTGTGCTTTTCGTCCAATTTAATTTTGCTTGTCTGTGTTTACTATGTGTTTGGGACAAGTAGAAAATTTCAGCTTATTtgcaatttcaattatttttgttactattcatggattcaactgtactttttggtactattcataggtcctaCTGTATtatttagctaacttttacttttatctattgtactttcagtaaaatgttttcaatttcagctaaataagctaTTCCTAAATGGACTCTTAGTAtcatatattttgttcacaATTAGTCTTGAGCCCAAGAAAAGGAGGAGCGTTGTGGTTGGTTGATGGTCAATGTAAAATTTAGCCACTCTATTATGAATGGATATAATACAAATACATGTTGGCAGTGTTTTCTAGAGTACATGTAGCTATCCCTAACCAATTTTGCTAAGAGTCAATAGctaaccataaaaaatttcggAAAACTTTGTCTTTGTTTTATGCTTTCCGTCCAATTTGGAAAGAAATAAGTCATTGAAGGAGGTAAATGCTTAGGTAATCCAGATATTACTTTATACCCTTTAaaagtttttactttttggagggcatttaattaaattaaaagccTAAATAAAGTAGAACAATATTTTTGGTGAAAGAGAtttacttttctctttcttgataGGTAAGTCTCTTTTCAGAGGTTTCATATCTATGAAAGTTAAGaatgataattaaataaatgaaaatagaaaGTAAATGGTGGAGTGGGCTTAAGCAACTTTATTTGGTGGGACGCATCTTTGGATTTGTGACTCATGTCAAACTTTGACTATTTACCTAGGGTCATTTTAtggtattttaattaaattgttaATGATGTGATAATATCCCtttcaaaattgatcaattgGATTTTAAGAGCTATATGATGGAGTTACTCTAAATCCTAATGATCCTTTGGCAAATGTCAAATTTTGACATGTCACATAGTCACAAATCCTATGATGTGTCCCACCAAATAAAGTTGCTCATGCCTGCTCCAACATATAGATGAGATTTGAATGGAAGATGCGAATTAATTAAATTCTCTTTTCATGATTTCCTCTGCATCAATCTCTCCTTGAGATGTAGTTTGTACTTGAATTGCTAAGGTAATTCACTAGTGTTTTTGCTTTTTCGTCTCAAAACCTTCGAAGTTCGAACTGTTTTCTCTGTATTATCTCATGTTACGTTGGTTTAAATTGTGTCTAGTAAAAATAAGGTAGCAGAGTGCAAATGACAACCGAAAGGGTGACAAACCAATAGAGAACACTTGGAGCACATGCTTCCACAAGGTCCCTATATGCTGTTGTTGACACAGTATTAGGGAGAGTCATTAATGACCAAAAATATATACCAGAAGGCAATGGTGCCTGAGCAGTAAAGCAGTTGATGGGGATTGCAATTTGGCAATTTGCAGCCCACAAAACACAAGTATACATTGTGGCCCCAGACATCAAAGTCAAGTACTTCTGTACTTGCCCATCTCTCCGAAAGGCCTGGTTAATATTTATTGACTTAGTTAAttgtgaagaagaagataattatGGAGGTTATAAATCCATTAAACATCCAACCAAGTATACTAGGCCAGCTGAATAGAATGTCTCGATTTCCTCTAAATATAAGAACGGGTACTACAAATGAAAGAGGCATGGAAAATGAATGGATATTCACTATTCAGGCTCCTAGATAAAGCTCGCAAGAAATATTTAGGAATTAAAAAGTTGAAATGCTGTGAAACtagtattttacaaaaatatacCTACTCTCCTAAAGTGTTGTGCATAAAAGAATCTGAGTTATAATTTGCAAAATAAAGCATGCATTTTATAAAGAACACAatatactatattttattatgCATCCTCTATAATTAAGTAAACTCAGCATACCTGTGTTGATGAAGTGTACATATTCTACCAATTTGAGATCAAGAAACAGAGATGAgaaaacataaccaaaaaaattgcaaaagctactaaaaaatttactacaaaaaatttataaattaatatgataatgaatgtgattgttggcacatcaacaagataataATGGAtatttggattattttttgtgattggtgatatatcaatttgtaaaatctatataataaaatttttaccgTTTCTAGTAttactcaaaatttttgggcatttttaagagtgaaataaaaaaaatatatatacagcttacatttttttaattaaaaaaaaatcacttattaTCTGAGAAAGTCTATAGGcacaaaaaaaatgataaaaaaaatgacaaatttttaaaaaagtgaaaTTAGCGGTGAATCTAGATAGAAACAAGTAAAAACTTGTCAACATAACTGTTGTAAAATATTGTGTACGTTGTATTGCTCATTGTTACCCCTACATTTGGTGGCCTTTCTCTAGTAGGAGGCCTTAGGCCATGGCCTAAGTTGCGCAGCTAATAACCAAGGCTTGATTAAATCTACTTAAACTGAATCAAAGAATACAATCTTTATGAAAGCTTAGTTACAACTAATTGAAAATCACTTGAATACAAATGTTGAAGGTCATTAAATTGCATACAAGAAGATTTCTCTTAAACTAATCCTACTAGAAGAACTACCCTATGTCTAAGAATGCATGTTGCCTTGAAGAAGTTCTCTTTGTTCTCTTTGACGTACTTGGTTTTTATTTCCAACCCATAACTACCCCATAACTAATCCTACTAGAATTACATGTGGCTTTATGCCAACAAATATTTATAGTATAAGTTAACAATCATATTTTtgtcataaatttatttttatagataaacataacttgataataaaagataaataataatatagaatatttaatataataataaaaattaaaaaataatgattaaaaatctatataatatttaaaatttgaagcaTAGTATTTATTATCGCTATATTCTTATTGAGTTGCTTCAACGTAATATTTTGGTCCATTCAGTACACATCGGCGGCCCATTTTAATTGTAAGATCTATTAATAAATGAGTTAATTGAATTATTTTGTCAAAATCTATTAGTACATGAAGTAATTTaagcattttttaaattaatattagtcAAACAATAAGATCTTTCAAATAATGCTTCATAGAATgtcttcatttaaatttttgataGTAAAAAGAACATTTAAATGACACCGTTTACTAAAAACTTTACAAAGTACATGATTGATTAATTTCatatcaacaacataataaataacttcctaattattattttagtgaTATGTTAGTTAGTACAAATTCTACTACATATAAGTCTTtcaaatctatatttatataacatttaaaagttgaagtgtaacatttattgttgaagtgtaacatttattgttgtaatttttaagcAACATTAGCATAGCATTTTGGTTCATTTCAGTCCAATTAGGCCCACTTCAGTCCAGTTAGGTCCACTTCAgccctaaaaagaaaaaggtccacttcggtccatttgGGCAACTTCGGTCCATTCGGTCCCATTTAGTCTAATTCAGTCCGCTTCAATTCATTTGAGTCCAATTTAGTGCATTCGGTCTCTTTGGTTTATTTTAGTCCACTTCGGTCTCTTAGGTCCAATTTAGTCCACTTTGATCCATTTTTGACTAATTGAgccttaaattgattttttttttttttggtagattgtcTTTTTAGTTCTGGgcttaaaaattcattttttttcttaattttttgtttgaaaagtatggaattttattctatttggatcaaactttttaattttgggctaaaatacaaataaaatgggcattagaaattagagatgagccctaagaaagaaataaaaatgataaatattcaaaagattatcttaaaattaaagtttcaataatatagacattatacttatatttggatcaaaatttttaattttgggctaaaaatacaaataaaataggtattagaaattagaaatgagccctaagaaagaaataaaaatgataaatattcaaaagattatcttaaaattaaagtttcaataatatagacattatacttatatttggtAGTTAGGTATTGAAGCAAAGCTTAGAACCCAGCTACCAAAGAAGTAACAATGAAATATCTTGACTTCTTAGGTCTCAAGTATATCAGCGTGCATCTTGAGAAATTTATGGAATTCAATGGAGGTTTCTGCCTAAAATCTTCTAGTATGTTGAATCAAAAACCCATAACTCTAACCACAGAAATAGaactaatatattttaatagtttaTTAAGAACAGAGCACAAGATGATAATACTACCCTTGCATCGGTTAACTTTTCCCTTATCTTATTATTTAGTGGACATCTGTATTCTCCTTCACATCATAAAaatcccataatttttttttttagttaccaCCAAATAATCACATCCAGGAGAGCCTTATAAAACTACTTGTCGCCATGTTTGCTAGTCCCTGAACTTCTTGGAATACCTATTGAGGTGCGACCTGAATATGGATGTGCTTAACCATCTTTTTAAATGTTGTAATAGAGTCCATAATGGGAACattctccaaattagtttggcAATGCGTCTGAATTTGGTTCACCCCTTGATTTGATTTTAGAAAAAAGGATGATCTCTCTGAAACCTTATTTCCATGCCTCATAGAGTGCTTCTCTCTCTGATTGTGAATAGTTGGTTGTCTCATCATTGCAAGAGTGCCATGAATAACAACCTTTTCGAATTGATTGACCCAAGCGATTTTTAATCACAAAGACACCTCCATTTCATTGAGCTTCGCTCAAGCGCTTTTTTGTGTCAACTACTATTATGGCTTGCCGATTCTGACTTTGATATAGGAAGTTTTATTTTCTGTAATTTCTGCATTTGTTGAACAACTCTGGAGACATTCATCATATAATAtagaggatatatatatatatatatatatatatatattcgatCCCTATAGATGCTCTATATAATCCTAACCAATACTACACAAGTAAGATGTGAATAAGCAAACCCAATAAAACACATATTAGATATTGCAGGACATAACTAACAAATTACAATACATGGGATATTACAGGAAcaatgtatatttatatattatatagtgtATAAAAACTAAGGGTAACAAAACTTATTTAAAAGAAGTCAGTAACAAGAAGTCAAATTTGTTTGCCAATCCAGATGCTTAATTTAGAATTTGCAATTTGCATACTTATGATATGGTATCAATTTATCAAGCTTGCacataacttatttttaatagaaattcaGAGGTGTctagtaatattattttattaggtccTCAAATGTAACTAAACTTCTAAGTTCCTATGGTACCATGCTCCACTGGTCAGGAACTTGTCATGTGAAAATTTGCCTTCccactacttttttatttatttatt contains:
- the LOC126727500 gene encoding APO protein 3, mitochondrial is translated as MQRRIASEICLLKRQHCRYNQNLYFGSERIPVLGDEGDDPLYLDVPRLPRTKSERKPYPTPMKLLIQRAKKDREARKAEPCRLLQDPPDNGLLVPELVHVAHQVYWSRQSLLSGLSKLVQAIPVQRCRCCFEVHIGHVGHEIRTCTGPKSGFRSATHVWRKGGVQDVIFFPKCFHLYDRVGKPRVGHDEKYSVPQIPALVELCIQAGLDLEKYPTRRRTKPVYSIEGRIVDFELVTDKDGLEGNLYSQNVDSVVDSNFGTNIEEMTKKSFFENPCNLLDQSNGDEGKNLRDLSIRTMDSWFGMMSGVKKMMEKYNVLTCGYCPEVQVGPKGHKVRMCKASKHQSRNGLHAWQEATIDDLVGPNYVWHVRDLNGPALNNNLKRYYGKAPAVVELCVQAGAPVPDQYRSMMRLDVVPPERDEVDLVA